The following are encoded in a window of Podospora pseudoanserina strain CBS 124.78 chromosome 6, whole genome shotgun sequence genomic DNA:
- the BRO1_1 gene encoding bck1-like resistance to osmotic shock (COG:U; EggNog:ENOG503NUGR) encodes MAQAPMIAVPLKATNEIDWISPLKSYIQNTYGDDPERYAEECAAINRLRQDMRGAGKDSTAGRDLLYRYYGQLELLDLRFPVDEQHIKISFTWFDAFTHKPTSQHSLAFEKASIIFNISAVLSCHAAHQTRTEESGLKTAYHSFQASAGMFTYINENFLHAPSADLSRETVKTLINIMLAQAQEVFLEKQITDQKKVGLLAKLASQAATLYGQAAEGVQDNVNRAIFEKVWLQMVQAKYNLMTSMAQYFQALADDDANSHGMAIARLQVAEALARDANKISHSFPGTLPPNANLNADAPYILQEITKRHWVAVQDKLRELNKDNDFIYHQPVPAEAGVPPVAKLPAAKPIPVSELYAGQDISRITGPDLFAKIVPLAVTESASLYDEEKAKLVRAETERVDQANSEMAASLDYLRLPGALQVLKGGFDQEILPDEDFRTWCVDVADHENPGTIFDSLHGQKQAIMTVLDRSAKQLDMEESVCEKMRSKYDSEWTQQPSSRLTTTLRSDIRGYREALDEAARSDQQLFTKLRQNQNEFDEMRLAAETGEVDALFQRAVNKGRKASNTNSPSTEPNLLDADFDDGGPSVVEQIAKVEDILKKLNLIKRERTQVLKDLKEKAHNDDISQILILNKKSIVKHEQQLFQQELEKFRPYQTRLVQATHKQAAMMRELTVTFNNLLQDKRVRAEQSKYESIQRTRASVIGRYKRAYQEFLDLEAGLQSAKNWYKEMRETVESMEKNVDTFVNNRRSEGAQLLNQIEQARAASKSSQAALEQERLRGLMERMSMEQPPSPPKQSRPVPAPLTFNTGPAYHKSSYSSGQHTLPSSPPPTQTTYGHHQQQSSQSGFNTIYNPSSHGRIPGPASPPATQSTFNLGGHMRGPASPPPNQTSFGHNTYGNPNAPPQGYQQPPPQQQQQAGGGGYVPPNFVPPPPPPGPPPLGPQQMINYGDGYYNPNAPPRPGSASQHQHQHQHQQQQQHQLYQGQVGYPNPNQGGGAGQDPWAGLNAWK; translated from the exons ATGGCACAAGCGCCCATGATCGCCGTGCCTCTCAAGGCCACAAATGAGATCGACTGGATCTCGCCCCTCAAGTCGTATATCCAGAATACCTACGGCGATGACCCGGAGCGCTACGCAGAAGAATGCGCCGCCATCAACCGGTTACGCCAGGACATGCGTGGTGCTGGTAAGGACAGCACCGCTGGCAGGGACCTGTTGTATCGGTATTATGGCCAGCTAGAGCTTCTGGACCTCCGTTTCCCGGTTGACGAGCAGCACATCAAGATCTCCTTTACATG GTTCGATGCCTTCACGCACAAGCCCACTTCGCAACACTCGCTGGCGTTTGAGAAGGCCTCTATCATCTTCAATATCTCGGCCGTACTCTCCTGCCATGCTGCCCATCAGACTCGAACCGAAGAATCCGGCCTGAAAACCGCCTACCATTCTTTCCAGGCCTCGGCTGGCATGTTTACTTATATCAACGAAAACTTCCTCCATGCGCCATCGGCAGACCTGAGTCGGGAAACGGTCAAAACCCTGATCAATATCATGCTGGCACAGGCGCAGGAGGTGTTCCTCGAGAAACAGATCACAGACCAGAAAAAGGTTGGGTTATTGGCCAAGCTCGCGAGTCAAGCAGCTACTCTGTACGGACAAGCAGCCGAGGGTGTCCAGGACAATGTCAACAGGGCCATTTTCGAAAAGGTCTGGCTTCAGATGGTGCAAGCCAAGTACAACCTCATGACATCGATGGCGCAATACTTCCAGGCCTTGGCGGACGACGATGCGAACTCGCACGGTATGGCTATTGCACGTCTACAGGTGGCGGAGGCACTTGCCCGTGATGCGAACAAAATCTCTCACAGTTTCCCGGGGACGTTGCCTCCAAACGCAAACTTGAACGCGGATGCGCCGTACATATTGCAGGAAATCACCAAGAGGCACTGGGTGGCGGTTCAGGACAAGCTACGTGAGCTTAACAAGGACAATGATTTCATCTACCATCAGCCAGTACCTGCCGAAGCAGGTGTCCCACCTGTGGCCAAGCTGCCTGCTGCGAAGCCTATCCCAGTGAGCGAGCTCTACGCTGGGCAAGACATCTCCCGAATTACCGGGCCAGATCTGTTTGCCAAAATTGTGCCGTTGGCGGTCACTGAGTCGGCCAGCTTGTACGACGAAGAGAAGGCGAAGTTGGTCAGAGCTGAGACAGAGCGGGTTGATCAAGCTAACAGCGAGATGGCTGCGAGTTTGGATTATTTGAGGCTGCCAGGTGCTCTTCAAGTTCTGAAGGGTGGCTTTGATCAGGAAATTCTTCCCGATGAAGATTTCAGGACATGGTGTGTGGACGTTGCGGACCACGAGAATCCCGGGACGATATTCGACTCTTTGCATGGTCAGAAACAGGCCATCATGACTGTTTTGGACAGGAGCGCAAAACAACTAGATATGGAGGAAAGCGTGTGTGAAAAGATGAGGTCGAAATATGATAGCGAGTGGACCCAGCAGCCAAGCTCGCGACTTACTACGACTCTACGGAGTGATATTCGAGGCTATCGGGAAGCTTTGGACGAGGCAGCACGGAGCGATCAACAACTGTTCACCAAGTTGCGGCAAAACCAGAACGAGTTTGACGAGATGCGTCTTGCTGCGGAGACTGGCGAGGTGGATGCGTTGTTCCAGAGGGCGGTTAATAAAGGGCGCAAAGCCAGCAATACGAATAGCCCGTCGACTGAACCCAATCTTTTGGATGCCgattttgatgatgggggacCGAGCGTTGTTGAGCAGATTGccaaggtggaggatatCCTCAAGAAGTTGAACCTGATCAAAAGGGAACGGACCCAAGTGCTCAAGgacttgaaggagaag GCGCACAATGATGACATCTCTCAAATCTTGATTTTGAACAAGAAGAGCATTGTCAAGCACGAGCAGCAGCTGTTTCAacaggagctcgagaagTTCAGGCCTTACCAGACCCGTCTCGTTCAAGCTACTCACAAGCAGGCGGCGATGATGCGGGAGTTGACAGTAAcgttcaacaacctccttcaGGATAAGCGGGTCCGCGCGGAGCAGAGCAAATACGAATCAATTCAGAGGACGAGAGCTTCCGTCATCGGCAGATACAAGCGGGCATATCAGGAGTTCCTGGACTTGGAGGCTGGTCTCCAGAGCGCCAAGAATTGGTACAAGGAGATGAGGGAAACGGTGGAGAGCATGGAGAAGAATGTTGACACGTTTGTCAACAACCGGCGGTCTGAAGGAGCGCAGTTGCTCAACCAAATCGAACAGGCCCGGGCAGCAAGCAAGAGCTCACAGGCTGCGTTGGAGCAGGAGCGGTTAAGGGGTTTGATGGAGCGCATGTCGATGGAacaaccaccctcacctcccaagcAGTCGAGACCGGTGCCGGCACCGCTCACCTTCAACACCGGGCCGGCGTATCACAAGAGTAGCTACTCCTCCGGACAGCATACACTTCCCAGCTCTCCACCCCCGACCCAGACCACCTACGggcatcaccagcaacagtCGAGCCAGTCGGGGTTCAACACCATCTACAACCCTAGCTCTCACGGCCGCATCCCTGGCCCGGCGTCTCCTCCGGCAACACAATCGACTTTCAATCTTGGGGGACACATGCGCGGACCGGCTTCCCCGCCACCGAACCAGACTTCGTTTGGCCACAACACGTATGGGAATCCCAACGCACCACCACAAGGCTATcagcaaccacctcctcagcagcagcagcaagctggtggtggtgggtatgTACCGCCTAACTTTGtgcctccgccaccaccacctggaCCGCCACCGCTGGGGCCGCAGCAGATGATCAACTATGGGGATGGGTATTATAACCCGAATGCGCCACCGAGACCGGGGTCGGCTTcgcagcatcagcaccagcaccagcaccagcagcaacagcaacatcagTTGTATCAGGGACAGGTGGGATATCCGAATCCCAAtcaggggggtggtgctgggcaGGATCCTTGGGCTGGGTTGAATGCGTGGAAAtaa
- a CDS encoding hypothetical protein (EggNog:ENOG503NZ3H; COG:Q) produces the protein MAFERLVRFVPKGDTSKVLVGEPVDSSVDVGLAVYKGEEVQVKVYSGSSVLDAGSPTGETAVIGQILSPVTANEAGTIRCIGLNQYKRHAEEAKMSIPDIPTLFLKPPTCLAGPYPEPTIIPKHTIASDSADYESELAIILGKEAKNVSEADALDYVLGYTACNDISSRASQFAQTQWCYSKGFDGACPIGPVLVSKDVIKDVGKLRLRGLKNGKAVQDSPLTDLIFSVEQIVSFVSQGTTLPKGTVIITGTPAGVGFAHKPQELLHDGDEFIVEIQPHIGSLVNKLQNEK, from the exons ATGGCTTTTGAGC GTCTCGTCAGATTTGTGCCCAAGGGCGACACCAGTAAGGTCCTGGTCGGAGAGCCAGTAGACAGCTCTGTCGATGTCGGTCTCGCTGTCTacaagggagaggaggtccAGGTCAAGGTTTACAGCGGAAGCTCCGTTCTCGATGCCGGCTCACCAACGGGCGAGACCGCCGTCATCGGCCAGATCCTCTCGCCCGTAACGGCCAACGAGGCCGGCACAATCCGCTGCATCGGGTTGAAC CAGTACAAGCGCcacgccgaggaggccaagatgAGCATCCCCGATATCCCGACCCTCTTCCTGAAGCCCCCTACCTGCCTTGCCGGCCCCTACCCAGaacccaccatcatccccaagcACACCATCGCCTCCGACTCGGCCGACTACGAGTCCGAgctcgccatcatcctcggcaaggaggccaagaacgTCTCCGAGGCCGACGCTCTCGACTACGTTCTCGGATACACAGCCTGCAACGACATCTCCTCCCGTGCCTCCCAGTTTGCCCAGACGCAGTGGTGCTACTCCAAGGGTTTCGACGGCGCCTGCCCTATCGGCCCCGTGTTGGTCTCCAAGGATGTTATCAAGGATGTCGGCAAGCTCAGACTTAGAGGGTTGAAGAACGGAAAGGCAGTTCAGGACAGCCCGCTCACTGATCTCATCTTCTCCGTCGAGCAGATCGTCAGCTTTGTGTCACAAGGCACGACTCTGCCCAAGGGCacagtcatcatcactggcACCCCCGCTGGTGTCGGCTTTGCTCACAAGCCTCAGGAGCTTCTCCATGACGGTGACGAGTTTATTGTTGAGATTCAGCCACATATCGGCAGCTTGGTGAACAAGCTGCAGAACGAGAAATAG
- a CDS encoding hypothetical protein (EggNog:ENOG503P497), with translation MSQPLGPFKLVTVNTAPERAYRLIGRVVEDVKDKYTIIHAGNAESIDKVKETVEAAQPNVLFTASMWTPEQAAEIIAIAKEIVPDLKTFSLPQGLQVDKGPDAVVEYIEENLPGLLE, from the exons ATGTCTCAACCACTCGGCCCCTTCAAGCTCGTCACCGTCAACACGGCCCCCGAGCGCGCCTATCGGCTCATCGGCcgggttgtggaggatgtcaaggacAAGTACACCATCATCCACGCTGGCAATGCAGAGA GCATTGACAAAGTAAAAGAAACTGTCGAGGCAGCTCAGCCCAACGTCCTG TTCACTGCCTCCATGTGGACCCCCGAGCAAGCAGCCgagatcatcgccatcgccaaagaAATCGTCCCAGACCTCAAGACTTTCTCCCTGCCTCAGGGTTTGCAGGTGGACAAGGGGCCTGACGCGGTGGTGGAGTACATCGAGGAGAATTTGCCTGGTTTGCTTGAGTAG